Proteins found in one Helicobacter sp. NHP19-003 genomic segment:
- the secA gene encoding preprotein translocase subunit SecA — translation MIRAVLGKIIGTRNQREIKRYQKQVALINALEVEVQALSDAELQARFFGLKEAVQKGEKDLQEVLPLSFAITREASRRILGMRHFDVQLIGGMVLHEGKIAEMKTGEGKTLVATLAVALNALGGHSVHVVTVNDYLAQRDATQMQPLYNFLDYSVGVVTGGVGDEERLEIYANDIVYGTNNEFGFDYLRDNMKYSLEQKVQKEHAFAIVDEVDSILIDEARTPLIISGPVNRRMENYERADMVAKNMQAEVDFTIDEKNRVVLITEEGIRKAEELFGVDNLYSLENAILSHHLDQALKAHYLFARDKDYVVSNGEVVIVDEFTGRLSEGRRFSEGLHQALEAKEKVGIKEESQTLADITFQNYFRLYAKLSGMTGTAQTEATEFLEIYHLEVVSVPTNLPVQRKDLNDLIYKSEREKFEAVVAKVKELHAVGQPVLVGTASIQKSEALHALLQKERIPHTVLNAKQHTKEAEIIKDAGLKGAVTIATNMAGRGVDIKISQEIKDLGGLYIIGTERHESRRIDNQLRGRSGRQGDPGVSQFYLSLEDGLLRIFGSDRIKGVMEKLGLQDGEYIESKLVTRSVENAQKKVEALHFESRKHLLEYDDVANEQRKTVYKFRNELLDENYDISARIAENRQYAVARILENNQAFKEQDFSSEDLENAKNALQEEFNTQIDFSPLQERDFNSVENFILEALKAQYAAKMAHVEDLNRIERVVYLQILDNAWREHLYTMDNLKTGIGLRGYNQKDPLVEYKKESYNLFLELIDSIKVEAIRTFYKLELVANTPEDTERFLSGLEEDQLELSFNNQDIEAGLSDWGESKPKSIARNSPCHCGSGKKYKNCHGKSGPKKGIFATQNKNTDA, via the coding sequence ATGATTAGAGCCGTGCTGGGTAAAATTATAGGCACAAGGAATCAACGAGAGATTAAACGCTACCAAAAGCAAGTGGCGCTGATCAATGCTCTAGAGGTTGAAGTGCAAGCTTTAAGCGATGCAGAGTTGCAAGCACGCTTTTTTGGCTTGAAAGAGGCGGTGCAAAAGGGAGAAAAAGATTTACAAGAGGTCTTGCCCTTAAGTTTTGCGATCACTAGGGAGGCTTCCAGACGCATTTTGGGCATGCGCCACTTTGATGTGCAGCTCATTGGGGGCATGGTCTTGCACGAGGGCAAGATCGCCGAGATGAAAACGGGCGAGGGCAAAACTTTAGTGGCAACCTTAGCCGTAGCCCTAAACGCTTTGGGCGGACACAGCGTGCATGTCGTGACCGTGAACGACTACCTCGCCCAAAGGGACGCAACCCAAATGCAACCCTTGTATAACTTTTTGGATTACAGCGTGGGCGTGGTTACGGGAGGCGTGGGCGATGAGGAACGCTTAGAAATTTATGCCAACGACATTGTCTATGGCACAAACAACGAATTTGGCTTTGACTACCTTAGGGATAACATGAAGTACTCCCTAGAGCAAAAGGTGCAAAAAGAGCACGCTTTTGCGATTGTGGACGAAGTGGACTCAATTTTGATCGATGAAGCGCGCACGCCTTTAATCATCTCAGGCCCCGTGAATCGGCGCATGGAGAATTACGAGCGCGCCGACATGGTCGCTAAGAACATGCAAGCGGAGGTAGATTTCACCATTGATGAAAAAAATCGGGTGGTCTTGATCACCGAAGAGGGCATCAGGAAAGCTGAGGAACTCTTTGGGGTGGACAATCTCTACAGCTTGGAAAATGCGATTTTGTCGCACCACTTAGACCAAGCTCTAAAGGCGCATTATCTCTTTGCACGGGATAAGGACTATGTCGTGTCTAATGGCGAAGTGGTGATTGTGGACGAGTTTACAGGGCGGCTAAGTGAAGGGAGACGCTTTAGCGAGGGCTTGCACCAAGCTTTGGAGGCGAAGGAAAAAGTTGGCATTAAAGAGGAGAGCCAAACTTTAGCCGACATCACTTTCCAAAATTATTTTAGGCTGTATGCCAAACTCTCAGGGATGACAGGCACGGCACAAACAGAGGCGACCGAGTTTTTAGAAATCTATCATTTAGAGGTCGTGTCTGTGCCGACCAATTTGCCCGTCCAGCGCAAGGACTTAAACGACCTGATTTATAAAAGCGAGCGGGAGAAATTTGAGGCGGTGGTGGCCAAAGTGAAAGAGTTGCACGCTGTGGGTCAGCCCGTGTTGGTGGGCACGGCGAGCATCCAAAAGAGTGAGGCACTGCACGCCTTGTTGCAAAAAGAACGAATCCCCCACACCGTGTTGAACGCCAAACAGCACACCAAAGAGGCAGAAATCATCAAGGATGCAGGACTTAAGGGGGCAGTAACGATTGCCACGAACATGGCGGGGCGGGGCGTGGACATCAAGATCAGCCAAGAGATCAAGGACTTAGGGGGGCTTTACATCATCGGCACAGAGCGCCATGAAAGCCGCAGGATCGACAACCAACTAAGGGGACGCTCTGGGCGGCAAGGCGATCCGGGGGTGAGCCAATTTTACTTGAGCCTTGAGGATGGTCTGCTTAGAATCTTTGGCAGCGATCGCATCAAGGGAGTGATGGAGAAATTAGGTTTGCAAGATGGCGAGTACATCGAGTCTAAGCTTGTTACCCGCTCTGTGGAGAACGCCCAAAAGAAAGTGGAAGCCCTGCACTTTGAGAGCCGCAAACACTTGCTAGAATATGACGATGTCGCCAACGAGCAGCGCAAGACCGTCTATAAATTCCGCAACGAACTTTTGGACGAAAACTACGACATCAGTGCGCGCATTGCCGAAAACCGCCAATACGCCGTGGCACGGATTTTAGAGAATAACCAAGCTTTTAAAGAGCAAGATTTTTCAAGCGAAGACTTGGAAAACGCCAAAAACGCCCTGCAAGAGGAGTTCAACACACAAATTGACTTTTCTCCCTTGCAAGAGCGGGATTTTAATTCTGTAGAGAACTTCATTTTAGAGGCTCTAAAAGCGCAGTACGCCGCCAAAATGGCGCATGTGGAGGATTTGAACCGCATCGAGCGGGTGGTGTATCTGCAGATTTTAGACAATGCGTGGCGCGAACACCTCTACACAATGGATAATTTAAAAACGGGAATCGGGCTTAGGGGCTATAACCAAAAAGACCCCTTAGTGGAGTATAAAAAAGAGAGCTACAATCTCTTTTTAGAGCTCATCGACTCCATTAAAGTGGAGGCGATCCGCACTTTCTATAAACTTGAGCTAGTCGCCAACACTCCTGAAGACACCGAGCGCTTTTTAAGCGGGCTAGAGGAGGATCAGCTAGAGCTGAGCTTTAACAATCAAGACATTGAGGCAGGGCTTAGTGATTGGGGCGAGTCCAAACCCAAGAGCATCGCCCGCAACAGCCCCTGCCACTGTGGCAGCGGCAAAAAGTATAAAAATTGCCATGGCAAGAGCGGGCCCAAAAAAGGGATTTTTGCCACACAGAACAAAAACACGGATGCCTAA
- the lolA gene encoding LolA-like outer membrane lipoprotein chaperone has product MRVYLFVFCFQFLVSAPLQFVSLSAHFKQVVLGTAPSPINPTYEGQILAKTPFFAKWSYTKPSPKEVYMQDKQVIIYEPRLLQATYTKLNKALDFFAILKRAKLQKDGRYKAKINHTTYYLTLKDGLPYKLNYADKMQSQVEITFSKVQTNIPLAPSLFQFTPPAGIEIIKQ; this is encoded by the coding sequence ATGCGTGTCTACCTGTTTGTCTTTTGTTTCCAGTTTTTGGTCTCAGCCCCCTTGCAATTTGTTAGCCTAAGTGCCCACTTTAAACAAGTGGTGCTGGGCACTGCCCCCTCACCCATCAACCCCACTTACGAAGGGCAAATCCTTGCCAAAACCCCCTTTTTTGCCAAGTGGAGCTACACCAAGCCCAGCCCTAAAGAAGTCTATATGCAGGACAAGCAAGTCATCATCTACGAGCCTCGATTGCTACAGGCCACTTACACCAAGCTAAACAAAGCCCTAGACTTTTTTGCCATCCTTAAAAGGGCCAAATTGCAAAAAGACGGGCGTTACAAAGCCAAGATCAACCACACCACCTACTATTTGACCCTAAAAGATGGTCTACCCTATAAACTCAACTACGCCGACAAAATGCAAAGCCAAGTGGAAATCACTTTTAGCAAAGTGCAAACGAATATCCCCCTAGCCCCTAGCCTCTTCCAATTCACCCCCCCCGCCGGCATCGAGATCATCAAGCAGTAA
- the pseC gene encoding UDP-4-amino-4,6-dideoxy-N-acetyl-beta-L-altrosamine transaminase: MNPYSTQCIDTDDLKAVQQALQGAHLAQGPLVERFEGALADYLGVKHVVVCTSATTALFMLYHALDLANAKVITTPLSFVATASMLLANRATPIFCDIGQDGNINPALLENCLESGIKAVVSVDYGGASVDIEAIKSFCAKHSLLFLSDSSHAFGGEYCGAKIGGLADASVFSFHAIKSITTAEGGAIATNDGALYTRLKLLISHGVEKNGWDTEVQSLGFNFRMNELQAALGLSQLKKVDAFIAKREEIACLYDHLFKDNPYFTCLHATLSPKIKSANHLYPILLKPHLWEKKTLILDMLVQAQMGVQVHYKPIHTFKLYQDLLGTQGLPKAQDFYKAEISLPCHTKMSLEQATDSAKKVLSILKSVAESC, encoded by the coding sequence TTGAACCCCTACAGCACACAGTGCATCGACACAGACGATCTAAAAGCGGTGCAACAAGCCCTGCAAGGGGCACATTTGGCGCAAGGGCCCTTAGTGGAGCGGTTTGAAGGGGCTTTGGCGGATTATTTGGGTGTAAAGCATGTCGTGGTCTGCACGAGCGCGACCACGGCGCTGTTTATGTTGTATCATGCCCTAGATTTGGCAAATGCTAAAGTCATCACCACGCCCCTAAGTTTTGTCGCCACAGCGAGCATGCTACTTGCCAACCGGGCCACCCCGATTTTTTGCGACATAGGGCAAGACGGCAATATCAACCCCGCACTTTTAGAAAACTGCCTAGAGTCGGGGATTAAGGCAGTGGTGAGCGTGGATTATGGGGGGGCGAGCGTGGATATAGAGGCCATTAAATCCTTTTGCGCCAAACATAGCTTGCTGTTTCTTAGCGACAGCTCGCACGCCTTTGGGGGGGAGTATTGCGGGGCAAAAATCGGGGGGCTTGCCGATGCAAGCGTGTTTAGCTTCCACGCCATTAAGTCCATCACCACCGCTGAGGGAGGGGCGATCGCCACAAATGATGGCGCACTTTATACTAGACTTAAACTTCTCATTTCCCATGGGGTAGAAAAAAACGGCTGGGATACAGAAGTACAGAGTTTGGGCTTTAACTTCCGCATGAATGAATTACAAGCGGCTTTGGGCTTAAGCCAGCTTAAAAAAGTGGACGCTTTTATCGCCAAGAGAGAAGAGATCGCCTGCTTGTATGACCATCTCTTTAAAGACAACCCCTATTTCACTTGTTTGCACGCCACCCTAAGCCCCAAGATTAAAAGTGCAAACCACTTATACCCCATTTTGCTAAAACCCCATTTATGGGAGAAAAAGACCTTGATTTTAGACATGCTGGTGCAAGCACAAATGGGCGTGCAAGTGCATTACAAGCCCATACACACTTTTAAACTCTACCAAGATTTGCTAGGCACGCAAGGGTTGCCTAAAGCCCAAGACTTCTACAAAGCCGAAATCTCTTTGCCCTGCCATACAAAAATGAGCCTAGAGCAAGCCACAGACAGCGCTAAAAAAGTGCTATCAATCCTTAAAAGCGTAGCCGAAAGCTGTTAG
- a CDS encoding heavy metal translocating P-type ATPase yields the protein MPNCTHCKLPCKGTPIILEQKDSPPLLFCCEGCKQVYTLLHALQLESFYDKLGTKPLAPITPTQAHAKEHYSSQAFLDKFTTPLENGLLEVALLLENIHCAACVWLIEHVLLKQKGVCGVQTNYTTQRAFVRFNPQEIDIATILDMVASVGYKAQVYDPKVQDNHAKKQQEKAFIALVVGVFASMNIMFIAIADYAGYFSGMDANMAFKLHMASWMLSSLALGITGAVFLKGAFYGLKHGVVGMDLSVSVGALGVYFYSIWAAFSGARPYFESVSMLVTLVYISKFLELKATYRANALLDRLQSALPLQVAVLEQENTETNRVLKDPQDIQVGALIEVLPGECVALDGVLESDNAEVSTQAFNGESLPSRLAKGQSVLSGCVNVAGAFTYKASAPFKASFLSQMVELVQKSFIEKPHIQEQADKLARYFGGVVLALAGLGFVFWAIFASLTQAFFVAMGVVVVACPCAFALAAPIALVLGSQAAFKKGVLFKKHRSLESLAQASTLFLDKTGTLTKSLLQVQTNTTHAPYDLGQLLGLLWHNPHPIAKSLCAFLKEQAQPAIIENLQQENGGLKACCKGHALHGGSVAYLARQGVAVGDLKADFAYSVDKELKASFTLQASLKPQALEVVQGLKGMGLKIAILSGDGTPSVFQTAKELDLPCFAPLSPQEKLEHVQNALAQKEVVVMVGDGLNDALSLAKSQVSMSMHEGHDLSLLYSDIILLNNSLEGVLVAFKVAKRTHKCIKQNLAISLCYNALFIPLALCGTITPLIAAFGMGISSLCVVANSFRLRF from the coding sequence TTGCCTAATTGCACCCATTGCAAATTGCCATGCAAGGGCACGCCCATCATTTTAGAGCAAAAAGACAGCCCCCCCCTGCTCTTTTGCTGCGAAGGGTGCAAACAAGTTTATACACTCTTGCACGCCTTACAACTGGAGAGTTTTTATGACAAACTGGGCACAAAGCCCCTAGCCCCCATCACCCCCACCCAAGCCCACGCCAAAGAGCATTACAGCTCCCAAGCCTTTTTAGACAAATTCACCACCCCCCTAGAAAACGGGCTGTTGGAAGTGGCGTTATTGCTAGAAAACATCCATTGTGCCGCTTGTGTGTGGCTCATTGAGCATGTGCTGTTGAAACAAAAGGGCGTTTGTGGCGTGCAGACCAATTACACCACACAGCGGGCGTTTGTGCGTTTTAACCCCCAAGAGATCGACATCGCCACGATTTTAGACATGGTGGCATCGGTGGGCTACAAAGCCCAAGTCTATGACCCTAAAGTGCAAGACAACCACGCCAAAAAGCAACAAGAAAAGGCGTTTATCGCCCTTGTGGTGGGGGTGTTTGCGAGCATGAACATCATGTTCATCGCCATTGCCGACTATGCCGGTTATTTTTCAGGCATGGATGCGAACATGGCGTTTAAGCTCCACATGGCATCGTGGATGCTGTCCTCGCTTGCGCTTGGCATCACGGGGGCGGTATTTTTAAAGGGGGCGTTTTACGGCTTAAAACATGGCGTGGTGGGCATGGATTTAAGCGTGAGCGTGGGGGCTTTAGGAGTGTATTTTTACTCCATTTGGGCTGCCTTTAGCGGGGCACGCCCCTACTTTGAGTCGGTGAGCATGCTTGTAACCTTAGTCTATATCTCTAAATTCTTAGAGCTCAAGGCCACCTACAGAGCAAACGCCCTTTTAGATCGCCTACAAAGTGCCCTGCCCTTGCAAGTGGCGGTGTTAGAGCAAGAAAATACAGAAACCAACAGGGTGTTAAAAGACCCCCAAGACATCCAAGTGGGGGCACTGATCGAAGTCTTGCCCGGGGAGTGTGTCGCCCTAGATGGCGTGCTGGAGAGTGATAACGCAGAGGTCAGCACCCAAGCTTTTAATGGGGAGAGTTTGCCCAGCCGCTTGGCAAAAGGGCAAAGCGTGCTCTCTGGCTGTGTCAATGTGGCGGGGGCTTTCACCTACAAAGCGAGCGCGCCTTTTAAAGCCTCGTTTTTAAGCCAAATGGTGGAGCTCGTGCAAAAAAGCTTCATAGAAAAGCCCCACATACAAGAGCAGGCGGACAAACTCGCCCGCTACTTTGGGGGGGTGGTGCTCGCCTTAGCCGGGCTTGGCTTTGTCTTTTGGGCAATCTTTGCCAGCCTAACCCAAGCGTTTTTTGTGGCGATGGGCGTGGTGGTGGTGGCGTGTCCCTGTGCCTTTGCTTTGGCCGCGCCCATTGCTTTGGTGTTAGGCAGCCAAGCCGCCTTTAAAAAGGGGGTGTTGTTTAAGAAACACCGCAGTTTAGAAAGTCTAGCTCAGGCAAGCACTTTATTTTTAGACAAGACGGGCACGCTCACCAAGAGCCTTTTACAGGTGCAAACCAACACCACCCACGCCCCCTATGATTTAGGGCAACTTTTAGGCTTGCTCTGGCACAACCCGCACCCCATCGCCAAAAGCCTATGTGCCTTTTTAAAAGAGCAAGCACAGCCCGCAATCATAGAAAACTTGCAACAAGAAAACGGCGGGCTAAAAGCGTGTTGCAAGGGGCATGCCTTGCACGGGGGCTCTGTGGCTTACTTAGCCCGTCAAGGGGTGGCTGTGGGGGATTTAAAGGCGGACTTTGCCTACAGCGTGGATAAAGAATTAAAGGCAAGTTTCACCTTACAAGCCAGCTTAAAGCCCCAAGCCCTAGAAGTGGTGCAGGGTTTGAAGGGCATGGGCTTAAAAATCGCCATTTTGAGCGGCGATGGTACGCCCAGCGTGTTTCAAACCGCCAAAGAGTTAGACTTGCCCTGTTTTGCCCCCCTAAGCCCCCAAGAGAAATTAGAGCATGTCCAAAACGCCCTAGCGCAAAAAGAAGTCGTGGTGATGGTGGGCGATGGCTTGAATGACGCTTTAAGCCTTGCCAAAAGCCAAGTGTCTATGTCTATGCACGAGGGGCATGACTTGAGCCTGCTTTACAGCGACATTATTTTATTAAACAACAGCCTAGAGGGGGTGCTTGTCGCCTTTAAAGTGGCAAAACGCACGCACAAATGCATCAAGCAAAATCTCGCCATCAGCCTATGCTACAACGCCCTGTTTATCCCTCTCGCTTTGTGTGGCACCATCACCCCCTTAATCGCCGCCTTTGGCATGGGCATAAGCTCTTTATGCGTGGTGGCTAACAGCTTTCGGCTACGCTTTTAA
- a CDS encoding tRNA1(Val) (adenine(37)-N6)-methyltransferase, translating into MRFYQPLKGYAYNSTSLFLAHFATPFIKKGDKLLDIGAGCGVVGLLCAREFNNPLDLVEIDAEMAYFATLNCQNAPNAKVHHSDFLTCPLEPNSYGVLLSNPPYYPTNSLKSPFSQKAQATNQSYLPLLEFCIKAGQLLKPQGYFVLCYHASLTDSLLNALQKAKLKPTLLRFVHPFYTHKASLVLCAARKGAKSLLTIAPPLITHNSKAQQDNTPEVAAIYEKFKTHSIKASLA; encoded by the coding sequence ATGAGATTTTACCAGCCTCTAAAGGGTTATGCCTACAACAGCACAAGCTTGTTTTTGGCTCACTTTGCCACGCCTTTCATCAAAAAAGGCGATAAACTCTTAGACATCGGGGCAGGCTGTGGTGTGGTGGGCTTGCTCTGTGCTAGAGAGTTTAACAACCCGCTAGACTTGGTAGAAATTGACGCTGAAATGGCGTATTTTGCCACCTTAAATTGTCAAAACGCCCCTAATGCCAAAGTGCACCACAGCGACTTTTTAACCTGCCCCCTAGAGCCTAATTCTTATGGCGTACTGCTCTCAAACCCCCCCTACTACCCCACAAACAGCCTAAAAAGCCCTTTTAGCCAAAAAGCCCAAGCCACCAACCAAAGCTATTTGCCCTTGCTGGAGTTTTGTATTAAAGCGGGGCAACTCTTAAAACCACAGGGCTATTTTGTGCTTTGCTACCACGCCAGCTTGACAGACAGCCTATTAAATGCCCTGCAAAAAGCCAAACTCAAGCCCACGCTTTTACGCTTCGTCCATCCCTTTTACACCCACAAGGCGAGTTTAGTCCTGTGTGCCGCTAGAAAGGGGGCAAAAAGCCTTTTAACAATCGCCCCCCCTTTAATCACCCACAACTCTAAAGCCCAGCAAGACAACACCCCCGAAGTGGCGGCGATTTATGAAAAATTCAAAACCCACAGCATCAAGGCTTCCCTTGCCTAA
- the ribD gene encoding bifunctional diaminohydroxyphosphoribosylaminopyrimidine deaminase/5-amino-6-(5-phosphoribosylamino)uracil reductase RibD — protein sequence MIMRACVDRAWQSQTLALPNPSVACAVLSGNHEVLALQVHTKAHTPHAEVLALRQAFNALSPTPYPKHIDPLDKESNYHFLAQNHSDLFKDCTLVVTLEPCNHFGKTPPCAALLEQLRPKKVVIGALEPSTKAKGGGDRLKKAGIEVLSGVLEQACIDLLAPFTCLESKGAFNLFKIAMRLDGDYLGKISGQESQNFTHNQRTIADHLIISGKSVRTDRPTLNTRFATPPYEGLCHVAILTRDKTPFESTIPLFSIKGRKVQICHEVKQLPLDTGFNVLEGGWGLLASLQEHIDMLLIHTSASLQAGHATHPRNKSLKTLRKRFLPLHSQILGQDILAWLA from the coding sequence ATGATCATGCGTGCTTGTGTCGATCGCGCATGGCAGAGCCAAACCCTAGCTTTGCCTAACCCTAGCGTGGCGTGTGCCGTGCTGAGTGGTAACCACGAAGTTTTAGCCCTGCAGGTGCACACCAAAGCCCACACCCCGCATGCTGAAGTCTTGGCTTTAAGGCAAGCCTTCAATGCCCTAAGCCCCACGCCCTACCCCAAGCACATAGACCCCCTAGACAAAGAGAGCAACTACCACTTTCTAGCCCAAAACCACAGCGATCTATTTAAAGATTGCACCCTTGTTGTTACTTTAGAGCCGTGCAACCACTTTGGCAAAACCCCCCCATGCGCCGCCCTTTTAGAGCAACTACGCCCTAAAAAGGTGGTGATCGGCGCGCTAGAGCCAAGCACGAAAGCTAAGGGGGGGGGCGATCGTTTAAAAAAAGCAGGCATAGAAGTTTTAAGCGGGGTGCTAGAGCAAGCTTGCATAGACCTACTTGCCCCCTTTACATGCCTAGAGAGCAAGGGGGCATTTAATCTTTTTAAAATCGCCATGCGTTTAGATGGGGACTATTTAGGCAAAATCTCAGGACAAGAGAGCCAAAACTTCACCCACAACCAACGCACCATCGCCGACCATCTAATCATCTCGGGCAAGAGTGTCCGCACCGATCGCCCCACTTTAAACACCCGTTTTGCCACCCCACCCTATGAGGGCTTGTGCCATGTCGCCATTTTAACCAGAGATAAAACCCCCTTTGAGTCCACCATCCCCCTTTTTAGCATCAAGGGGCGCAAGGTGCAAATTTGCCACGAAGTTAAGCAACTCCCCCTAGATACGGGCTTTAATGTCCTTGAGGGGGGGTGGGGTTTGTTGGCAAGCTTGCAAGAGCACATAGACATGCTCCTAATCCACACAAGCGCTAGTTTGCAAGCCGGGCATGCCACCCACCCACGCAACAAAAGCCTTAAGACTTTACGCAAACGCTTTTTGCCTTTGCATAGCCAAATCTTAGGGCAGGACATTTTAGCGTGGCTGGCATGA